One region of Poecile atricapillus isolate bPoeAtr1 chromosome 8, bPoeAtr1.hap1, whole genome shotgun sequence genomic DNA includes:
- the ATG16L1 gene encoding autophagy-related protein 16-1 isoform X2, with the protein MASGLRAAGFPPWKRHIAEELRRRDRLQRQAFEEIIAQYNKLLEKSDLHAVLADKLQAEKYDMQSRHEISPGHDSTWNDAQLQELAQLKIKHQEELTELHKKRGELAQSVIDLNNQMQQKDKEMQMNEAKIAEYLQKISELETECQELRSKLQDLERANQTLKDEYDALQITFNALEEKLRKTTEDNQELVSRWMAEKAQEANRLNAENEKDSRRRQARLQKELAEAAKEPLPVEPDDDIEVLADETSDTAEETSPVRAVSRTSSKRLSQPAGGLLDSITNIFGLSESPLLGHQSSDTARRRSMSSFPAPQDNAEPHPGASKEVRVPTTAICVFDAHDGEVNAVQFSPGSRLLATGGMDRRVKLWEVLGDRCEPKGSLSGSNAGITSIEFDSAGSYLLAASNDFASRIWTVDDNRLRHTLTGHSGKVLSAKFLLDNARIVSGSHDRTLKLWDLRSKVCIKTVFAGSSCNDIVCTEQCVMSGHFDKKIRFWDIRTESIVKELELLGRITALDLNPERTELLTCSRDDLLKIIDLRVSAVKQTFSAQGFKCGSDWTRVVFSPDGNYVAAGSADGALYIWNVLTGKLERTLAKHHSSSINAVTWSPAGAHVVTVDKGNKAVLWSEF; encoded by the exons ATGGCGTCGGGGCTGCGCGCTGCCGGCTTCCCCCCCTGGAAGCGGCACATCGCGGAGGAGCTGCGGCGGCGGGACCGGTTGCAGCGCCAGGCTTTCGAGGAGATCATCGCCCAGT ATAACAAGCTACTGGAGAAGTCAGACCTTCATGCAGTGCTGGCTGATAAGCttcaagcagaaaaatatgACATGCAGAGCAGACATGAGATCAG CCCAGGACATGATAGCACGTGGAACGACGCTCAGCTGCAGGAACTGGCCCAGCTGAAGATAAAGCACCAAGAGGAGCTGACTGAGCTGCACAAGAAACGTGGAGAG ctgGCCCAGTCTGTAATCGATCTGAACAACCAAATGCAGCAGAAGGACAAAGAGATGCAGATGAACGAAGCCAA GATTGCAGAGTATTTGCAAAAGATTTCTGAACTGGAAACAGAGTGCCAGGAATTGCGTAGCAAACTGCAGGATCTTGAGCGAGCTAATCAGACACTGAAAGATGAATATGATGCTCTCCAGATCACCTTCAATGCCTTGGAGGAGAAGTTAAGGAAAACTACTGAAGACAACCAGGAGCTGGTCTCACGTTGGATGGCAGAGAAAGCACAAGAAGCCAATCGGTTGaatgcagaaaatgaaaaggattCAAG GAGACGCCAGGCCAggctgcagaaggagctggCAGAAGCTGCCAAAGAGCCCTTGCCTGTTGAACC GGATGATGATATCGAAGTGCTTGCAGATGAAACCTCTGACACAGCTGAGGAAACCTCTCCAGTGCGAGCTGTCAGCCGGACGTCCAG TAAGCGACTCTCCCAGCCAGCTGGAGGCCTTCTGGACTCTATCACTAATATCTTTGG TCTGTCTGAGTCTCCCCTTTTGGGACATCAGTCTTCTGATACTGCCAG GAGGCGTTCTATGTCCTCATTCCCTGCACCCCAGGATAATGCAGAGCCACATCCAGGTGCCAGTAAAGAAGTGAGAGTGCCCACTACTGCCATATGTGTCTTT gaTGCACATGATGGGGAGGTGAATGCGGTGCAGTTCAGCCCTGGCTCCCGGTTACTAGCAACAGGAGGCATGGACCGGAGGGTTAAGCTTTGGGAAGTCTTGGGAG ATAGGTGTGAGCCCAAAGGTTCCCTCTCTGGTAGTAATGCTGGGATTACAAGCATAGAATTTGATAGTGCT GGTTCTTACCTCTTAGCAGCTTCAAATGACTTTGCCAGCAGAATCTGGACAGTTGATGACAATCGATTACGG cacacccTGACAGGTCACAGTGGTAAAGTTCTGTCAGCCAAATTCTTGCTGGACAATGCACGTATTGTTTCGGGAAGTCACGACCGGACCCTCAAGCTCTGGGATCTCCGCAGCAAAGTTT GTATAAAAACAGTTTTTGCAGGATCTAGCTGCAATGACATCGTGTGCACTGAGCAGTGTGTAATGAGTGGACATTTTGATAAGAAAATTCGTTTCTGGGACATCAG GACTGAAAGCATAGTAAAAGAACTGGAGTTGCTTGGAAGAATCACGGCTCTGGACCTGAATCCAGAGCGAACAGAGCTTCTGACCTGTTCCCGTGATGATCTACTCAAGATCATTGATCTGCGGGTCAGTGCTGTCAAGCAGACGTTCAG TGCCCAGGGATTCAAATGTGGCTCTGACTGGACAAGAGTTGTGTTCAG CCCTGATGGTAACTATGTGGCTGCTGGCTCAGCTGATGGGGCCCTCTACATTTGGAATGTGCTTACCGGGAAATTGGAGAGGACGCTTGCAAAGCATCACAG TTCTTCTATCAATGCAGTCACGTGGTCCCCAGCGGGTGCCCATGTGGTCACTGTGGACAAAGGAAACAAGGCTGTGCTGTGGTCTGAGTTTTGA
- the ATG16L1 gene encoding autophagy-related protein 16-1 isoform X3: protein MASGLRAAGFPPWKRHIAEELRRRDRLQRQAFEEIIAQYNKLLEKSDLHAVLADKLQAEKYDMQSRHEISPGHDSTWNDAQLQELAQLKIKHQEELTELHKKRGELAQSVIDLNNQMQQKDKEMQMNEAKIAEYLQKISELETECQELRSKLQDLERANQTLKDEYDALQITFNALEEKLRKTTEDNQELVSRWMAEKAQEANRLNAENEKDSRRRQARLQKELAEAAKEPLPVEPRDDDIEVLADETSDTAEETSPVRAVSRTSSKRLSQPAGGLLDSITNIFGRRSMSSFPAPQDNAEPHPGASKEVRVPTTAICVFDAHDGEVNAVQFSPGSRLLATGGMDRRVKLWEVLGDRCEPKGSLSGSNAGITSIEFDSAGSYLLAASNDFASRIWTVDDNRLRHTLTGHSGKVLSAKFLLDNARIVSGSHDRTLKLWDLRSKVCIKTVFAGSSCNDIVCTEQCVMSGHFDKKIRFWDIRTESIVKELELLGRITALDLNPERTELLTCSRDDLLKIIDLRVSAVKQTFSAQGFKCGSDWTRVVFSPDGNYVAAGSADGALYIWNVLTGKLERTLAKHHSSSINAVTWSPAGAHVVTVDKGNKAVLWSEF, encoded by the exons ATGGCGTCGGGGCTGCGCGCTGCCGGCTTCCCCCCCTGGAAGCGGCACATCGCGGAGGAGCTGCGGCGGCGGGACCGGTTGCAGCGCCAGGCTTTCGAGGAGATCATCGCCCAGT ATAACAAGCTACTGGAGAAGTCAGACCTTCATGCAGTGCTGGCTGATAAGCttcaagcagaaaaatatgACATGCAGAGCAGACATGAGATCAG CCCAGGACATGATAGCACGTGGAACGACGCTCAGCTGCAGGAACTGGCCCAGCTGAAGATAAAGCACCAAGAGGAGCTGACTGAGCTGCACAAGAAACGTGGAGAG ctgGCCCAGTCTGTAATCGATCTGAACAACCAAATGCAGCAGAAGGACAAAGAGATGCAGATGAACGAAGCCAA GATTGCAGAGTATTTGCAAAAGATTTCTGAACTGGAAACAGAGTGCCAGGAATTGCGTAGCAAACTGCAGGATCTTGAGCGAGCTAATCAGACACTGAAAGATGAATATGATGCTCTCCAGATCACCTTCAATGCCTTGGAGGAGAAGTTAAGGAAAACTACTGAAGACAACCAGGAGCTGGTCTCACGTTGGATGGCAGAGAAAGCACAAGAAGCCAATCGGTTGaatgcagaaaatgaaaaggattCAAG GAGACGCCAGGCCAggctgcagaaggagctggCAGAAGCTGCCAAAGAGCCCTTGCCTGTTGAACC CAGGGATGATGATATCGAAGTGCTTGCAGATGAAACCTCTGACACAGCTGAGGAAACCTCTCCAGTGCGAGCTGTCAGCCGGACGTCCAG TAAGCGACTCTCCCAGCCAGCTGGAGGCCTTCTGGACTCTATCACTAATATCTTTGG GAGGCGTTCTATGTCCTCATTCCCTGCACCCCAGGATAATGCAGAGCCACATCCAGGTGCCAGTAAAGAAGTGAGAGTGCCCACTACTGCCATATGTGTCTTT gaTGCACATGATGGGGAGGTGAATGCGGTGCAGTTCAGCCCTGGCTCCCGGTTACTAGCAACAGGAGGCATGGACCGGAGGGTTAAGCTTTGGGAAGTCTTGGGAG ATAGGTGTGAGCCCAAAGGTTCCCTCTCTGGTAGTAATGCTGGGATTACAAGCATAGAATTTGATAGTGCT GGTTCTTACCTCTTAGCAGCTTCAAATGACTTTGCCAGCAGAATCTGGACAGTTGATGACAATCGATTACGG cacacccTGACAGGTCACAGTGGTAAAGTTCTGTCAGCCAAATTCTTGCTGGACAATGCACGTATTGTTTCGGGAAGTCACGACCGGACCCTCAAGCTCTGGGATCTCCGCAGCAAAGTTT GTATAAAAACAGTTTTTGCAGGATCTAGCTGCAATGACATCGTGTGCACTGAGCAGTGTGTAATGAGTGGACATTTTGATAAGAAAATTCGTTTCTGGGACATCAG GACTGAAAGCATAGTAAAAGAACTGGAGTTGCTTGGAAGAATCACGGCTCTGGACCTGAATCCAGAGCGAACAGAGCTTCTGACCTGTTCCCGTGATGATCTACTCAAGATCATTGATCTGCGGGTCAGTGCTGTCAAGCAGACGTTCAG TGCCCAGGGATTCAAATGTGGCTCTGACTGGACAAGAGTTGTGTTCAG CCCTGATGGTAACTATGTGGCTGCTGGCTCAGCTGATGGGGCCCTCTACATTTGGAATGTGCTTACCGGGAAATTGGAGAGGACGCTTGCAAAGCATCACAG TTCTTCTATCAATGCAGTCACGTGGTCCCCAGCGGGTGCCCATGTGGTCACTGTGGACAAAGGAAACAAGGCTGTGCTGTGGTCTGAGTTTTGA
- the ATG16L1 gene encoding autophagy-related protein 16-1 isoform X6: MASGLRAAGFPPWKRHIAEELRRRDRLQRQAFEEIIAQYNKLLEKSDLHAVLADKLQAEKYDMQSRHEISPGHDSTWNDAQLQELAQLKIKHQEELTELHKKRGELAQSVIDLNNQMQQKDKEMQMNEAKIAEYLQKISELETECQELRSKLQDLERANQTLKDEYDALQITFNALEEKLRKTTEDNQELVSRWMAEKAQEANRLNAENEKDSRRRQARLQKELAEAAKEPLPVEPDDDIEVLADETSDTAEETSPVRAVSRTSRRRSMSSFPAPQDNAEPHPGASKEVRVPTTAICVFDAHDGEVNAVQFSPGSRLLATGGMDRRVKLWEVLGDRCEPKGSLSGSNAGITSIEFDSAGSYLLAASNDFASRIWTVDDNRLRHTLTGHSGKVLSAKFLLDNARIVSGSHDRTLKLWDLRSKVCIKTVFAGSSCNDIVCTEQCVMSGHFDKKIRFWDIRTESIVKELELLGRITALDLNPERTELLTCSRDDLLKIIDLRVSAVKQTFSAQGFKCGSDWTRVVFSPDGNYVAAGSADGALYIWNVLTGKLERTLAKHHSSSINAVTWSPAGAHVVTVDKGNKAVLWSEF, encoded by the exons ATGGCGTCGGGGCTGCGCGCTGCCGGCTTCCCCCCCTGGAAGCGGCACATCGCGGAGGAGCTGCGGCGGCGGGACCGGTTGCAGCGCCAGGCTTTCGAGGAGATCATCGCCCAGT ATAACAAGCTACTGGAGAAGTCAGACCTTCATGCAGTGCTGGCTGATAAGCttcaagcagaaaaatatgACATGCAGAGCAGACATGAGATCAG CCCAGGACATGATAGCACGTGGAACGACGCTCAGCTGCAGGAACTGGCCCAGCTGAAGATAAAGCACCAAGAGGAGCTGACTGAGCTGCACAAGAAACGTGGAGAG ctgGCCCAGTCTGTAATCGATCTGAACAACCAAATGCAGCAGAAGGACAAAGAGATGCAGATGAACGAAGCCAA GATTGCAGAGTATTTGCAAAAGATTTCTGAACTGGAAACAGAGTGCCAGGAATTGCGTAGCAAACTGCAGGATCTTGAGCGAGCTAATCAGACACTGAAAGATGAATATGATGCTCTCCAGATCACCTTCAATGCCTTGGAGGAGAAGTTAAGGAAAACTACTGAAGACAACCAGGAGCTGGTCTCACGTTGGATGGCAGAGAAAGCACAAGAAGCCAATCGGTTGaatgcagaaaatgaaaaggattCAAG GAGACGCCAGGCCAggctgcagaaggagctggCAGAAGCTGCCAAAGAGCCCTTGCCTGTTGAACC GGATGATGATATCGAAGTGCTTGCAGATGAAACCTCTGACACAGCTGAGGAAACCTCTCCAGTGCGAGCTGTCAGCCGGACGTCCAG GAGGCGTTCTATGTCCTCATTCCCTGCACCCCAGGATAATGCAGAGCCACATCCAGGTGCCAGTAAAGAAGTGAGAGTGCCCACTACTGCCATATGTGTCTTT gaTGCACATGATGGGGAGGTGAATGCGGTGCAGTTCAGCCCTGGCTCCCGGTTACTAGCAACAGGAGGCATGGACCGGAGGGTTAAGCTTTGGGAAGTCTTGGGAG ATAGGTGTGAGCCCAAAGGTTCCCTCTCTGGTAGTAATGCTGGGATTACAAGCATAGAATTTGATAGTGCT GGTTCTTACCTCTTAGCAGCTTCAAATGACTTTGCCAGCAGAATCTGGACAGTTGATGACAATCGATTACGG cacacccTGACAGGTCACAGTGGTAAAGTTCTGTCAGCCAAATTCTTGCTGGACAATGCACGTATTGTTTCGGGAAGTCACGACCGGACCCTCAAGCTCTGGGATCTCCGCAGCAAAGTTT GTATAAAAACAGTTTTTGCAGGATCTAGCTGCAATGACATCGTGTGCACTGAGCAGTGTGTAATGAGTGGACATTTTGATAAGAAAATTCGTTTCTGGGACATCAG GACTGAAAGCATAGTAAAAGAACTGGAGTTGCTTGGAAGAATCACGGCTCTGGACCTGAATCCAGAGCGAACAGAGCTTCTGACCTGTTCCCGTGATGATCTACTCAAGATCATTGATCTGCGGGTCAGTGCTGTCAAGCAGACGTTCAG TGCCCAGGGATTCAAATGTGGCTCTGACTGGACAAGAGTTGTGTTCAG CCCTGATGGTAACTATGTGGCTGCTGGCTCAGCTGATGGGGCCCTCTACATTTGGAATGTGCTTACCGGGAAATTGGAGAGGACGCTTGCAAAGCATCACAG TTCTTCTATCAATGCAGTCACGTGGTCCCCAGCGGGTGCCCATGTGGTCACTGTGGACAAAGGAAACAAGGCTGTGCTGTGGTCTGAGTTTTGA
- the ATG16L1 gene encoding autophagy-related protein 16-1 isoform X1 has translation MASGLRAAGFPPWKRHIAEELRRRDRLQRQAFEEIIAQYNKLLEKSDLHAVLADKLQAEKYDMQSRHEISPGHDSTWNDAQLQELAQLKIKHQEELTELHKKRGELAQSVIDLNNQMQQKDKEMQMNEAKIAEYLQKISELETECQELRSKLQDLERANQTLKDEYDALQITFNALEEKLRKTTEDNQELVSRWMAEKAQEANRLNAENEKDSRRRQARLQKELAEAAKEPLPVEPRDDDIEVLADETSDTAEETSPVRAVSRTSSKRLSQPAGGLLDSITNIFGLSESPLLGHQSSDTARRRSMSSFPAPQDNAEPHPGASKEVRVPTTAICVFDAHDGEVNAVQFSPGSRLLATGGMDRRVKLWEVLGDRCEPKGSLSGSNAGITSIEFDSAGSYLLAASNDFASRIWTVDDNRLRHTLTGHSGKVLSAKFLLDNARIVSGSHDRTLKLWDLRSKVCIKTVFAGSSCNDIVCTEQCVMSGHFDKKIRFWDIRTESIVKELELLGRITALDLNPERTELLTCSRDDLLKIIDLRVSAVKQTFSAQGFKCGSDWTRVVFSPDGNYVAAGSADGALYIWNVLTGKLERTLAKHHSSSINAVTWSPAGAHVVTVDKGNKAVLWSEF, from the exons ATGGCGTCGGGGCTGCGCGCTGCCGGCTTCCCCCCCTGGAAGCGGCACATCGCGGAGGAGCTGCGGCGGCGGGACCGGTTGCAGCGCCAGGCTTTCGAGGAGATCATCGCCCAGT ATAACAAGCTACTGGAGAAGTCAGACCTTCATGCAGTGCTGGCTGATAAGCttcaagcagaaaaatatgACATGCAGAGCAGACATGAGATCAG CCCAGGACATGATAGCACGTGGAACGACGCTCAGCTGCAGGAACTGGCCCAGCTGAAGATAAAGCACCAAGAGGAGCTGACTGAGCTGCACAAGAAACGTGGAGAG ctgGCCCAGTCTGTAATCGATCTGAACAACCAAATGCAGCAGAAGGACAAAGAGATGCAGATGAACGAAGCCAA GATTGCAGAGTATTTGCAAAAGATTTCTGAACTGGAAACAGAGTGCCAGGAATTGCGTAGCAAACTGCAGGATCTTGAGCGAGCTAATCAGACACTGAAAGATGAATATGATGCTCTCCAGATCACCTTCAATGCCTTGGAGGAGAAGTTAAGGAAAACTACTGAAGACAACCAGGAGCTGGTCTCACGTTGGATGGCAGAGAAAGCACAAGAAGCCAATCGGTTGaatgcagaaaatgaaaaggattCAAG GAGACGCCAGGCCAggctgcagaaggagctggCAGAAGCTGCCAAAGAGCCCTTGCCTGTTGAACC CAGGGATGATGATATCGAAGTGCTTGCAGATGAAACCTCTGACACAGCTGAGGAAACCTCTCCAGTGCGAGCTGTCAGCCGGACGTCCAG TAAGCGACTCTCCCAGCCAGCTGGAGGCCTTCTGGACTCTATCACTAATATCTTTGG TCTGTCTGAGTCTCCCCTTTTGGGACATCAGTCTTCTGATACTGCCAG GAGGCGTTCTATGTCCTCATTCCCTGCACCCCAGGATAATGCAGAGCCACATCCAGGTGCCAGTAAAGAAGTGAGAGTGCCCACTACTGCCATATGTGTCTTT gaTGCACATGATGGGGAGGTGAATGCGGTGCAGTTCAGCCCTGGCTCCCGGTTACTAGCAACAGGAGGCATGGACCGGAGGGTTAAGCTTTGGGAAGTCTTGGGAG ATAGGTGTGAGCCCAAAGGTTCCCTCTCTGGTAGTAATGCTGGGATTACAAGCATAGAATTTGATAGTGCT GGTTCTTACCTCTTAGCAGCTTCAAATGACTTTGCCAGCAGAATCTGGACAGTTGATGACAATCGATTACGG cacacccTGACAGGTCACAGTGGTAAAGTTCTGTCAGCCAAATTCTTGCTGGACAATGCACGTATTGTTTCGGGAAGTCACGACCGGACCCTCAAGCTCTGGGATCTCCGCAGCAAAGTTT GTATAAAAACAGTTTTTGCAGGATCTAGCTGCAATGACATCGTGTGCACTGAGCAGTGTGTAATGAGTGGACATTTTGATAAGAAAATTCGTTTCTGGGACATCAG GACTGAAAGCATAGTAAAAGAACTGGAGTTGCTTGGAAGAATCACGGCTCTGGACCTGAATCCAGAGCGAACAGAGCTTCTGACCTGTTCCCGTGATGATCTACTCAAGATCATTGATCTGCGGGTCAGTGCTGTCAAGCAGACGTTCAG TGCCCAGGGATTCAAATGTGGCTCTGACTGGACAAGAGTTGTGTTCAG CCCTGATGGTAACTATGTGGCTGCTGGCTCAGCTGATGGGGCCCTCTACATTTGGAATGTGCTTACCGGGAAATTGGAGAGGACGCTTGCAAAGCATCACAG TTCTTCTATCAATGCAGTCACGTGGTCCCCAGCGGGTGCCCATGTGGTCACTGTGGACAAAGGAAACAAGGCTGTGCTGTGGTCTGAGTTTTGA
- the ATG16L1 gene encoding autophagy-related protein 16-1 isoform X4 → MASGLRAAGFPPWKRHIAEELRRRDRLQRQAFEEIIAQYNKLLEKSDLHAVLADKLQAEKYDMQSRHEISPGHDSTWNDAQLQELAQLKIKHQEELTELHKKRGELAQSVIDLNNQMQQKDKEMQMNEAKIAEYLQKISELETECQELRSKLQDLERANQTLKDEYDALQITFNALEEKLRKTTEDNQELVSRWMAEKAQEANRLNAENEKDSRRRQARLQKELAEAAKEPLPVEPDDDIEVLADETSDTAEETSPVRAVSRTSSKRLSQPAGGLLDSITNIFGRRSMSSFPAPQDNAEPHPGASKEVRVPTTAICVFDAHDGEVNAVQFSPGSRLLATGGMDRRVKLWEVLGDRCEPKGSLSGSNAGITSIEFDSAGSYLLAASNDFASRIWTVDDNRLRHTLTGHSGKVLSAKFLLDNARIVSGSHDRTLKLWDLRSKVCIKTVFAGSSCNDIVCTEQCVMSGHFDKKIRFWDIRTESIVKELELLGRITALDLNPERTELLTCSRDDLLKIIDLRVSAVKQTFSAQGFKCGSDWTRVVFSPDGNYVAAGSADGALYIWNVLTGKLERTLAKHHSSSINAVTWSPAGAHVVTVDKGNKAVLWSEF, encoded by the exons ATGGCGTCGGGGCTGCGCGCTGCCGGCTTCCCCCCCTGGAAGCGGCACATCGCGGAGGAGCTGCGGCGGCGGGACCGGTTGCAGCGCCAGGCTTTCGAGGAGATCATCGCCCAGT ATAACAAGCTACTGGAGAAGTCAGACCTTCATGCAGTGCTGGCTGATAAGCttcaagcagaaaaatatgACATGCAGAGCAGACATGAGATCAG CCCAGGACATGATAGCACGTGGAACGACGCTCAGCTGCAGGAACTGGCCCAGCTGAAGATAAAGCACCAAGAGGAGCTGACTGAGCTGCACAAGAAACGTGGAGAG ctgGCCCAGTCTGTAATCGATCTGAACAACCAAATGCAGCAGAAGGACAAAGAGATGCAGATGAACGAAGCCAA GATTGCAGAGTATTTGCAAAAGATTTCTGAACTGGAAACAGAGTGCCAGGAATTGCGTAGCAAACTGCAGGATCTTGAGCGAGCTAATCAGACACTGAAAGATGAATATGATGCTCTCCAGATCACCTTCAATGCCTTGGAGGAGAAGTTAAGGAAAACTACTGAAGACAACCAGGAGCTGGTCTCACGTTGGATGGCAGAGAAAGCACAAGAAGCCAATCGGTTGaatgcagaaaatgaaaaggattCAAG GAGACGCCAGGCCAggctgcagaaggagctggCAGAAGCTGCCAAAGAGCCCTTGCCTGTTGAACC GGATGATGATATCGAAGTGCTTGCAGATGAAACCTCTGACACAGCTGAGGAAACCTCTCCAGTGCGAGCTGTCAGCCGGACGTCCAG TAAGCGACTCTCCCAGCCAGCTGGAGGCCTTCTGGACTCTATCACTAATATCTTTGG GAGGCGTTCTATGTCCTCATTCCCTGCACCCCAGGATAATGCAGAGCCACATCCAGGTGCCAGTAAAGAAGTGAGAGTGCCCACTACTGCCATATGTGTCTTT gaTGCACATGATGGGGAGGTGAATGCGGTGCAGTTCAGCCCTGGCTCCCGGTTACTAGCAACAGGAGGCATGGACCGGAGGGTTAAGCTTTGGGAAGTCTTGGGAG ATAGGTGTGAGCCCAAAGGTTCCCTCTCTGGTAGTAATGCTGGGATTACAAGCATAGAATTTGATAGTGCT GGTTCTTACCTCTTAGCAGCTTCAAATGACTTTGCCAGCAGAATCTGGACAGTTGATGACAATCGATTACGG cacacccTGACAGGTCACAGTGGTAAAGTTCTGTCAGCCAAATTCTTGCTGGACAATGCACGTATTGTTTCGGGAAGTCACGACCGGACCCTCAAGCTCTGGGATCTCCGCAGCAAAGTTT GTATAAAAACAGTTTTTGCAGGATCTAGCTGCAATGACATCGTGTGCACTGAGCAGTGTGTAATGAGTGGACATTTTGATAAGAAAATTCGTTTCTGGGACATCAG GACTGAAAGCATAGTAAAAGAACTGGAGTTGCTTGGAAGAATCACGGCTCTGGACCTGAATCCAGAGCGAACAGAGCTTCTGACCTGTTCCCGTGATGATCTACTCAAGATCATTGATCTGCGGGTCAGTGCTGTCAAGCAGACGTTCAG TGCCCAGGGATTCAAATGTGGCTCTGACTGGACAAGAGTTGTGTTCAG CCCTGATGGTAACTATGTGGCTGCTGGCTCAGCTGATGGGGCCCTCTACATTTGGAATGTGCTTACCGGGAAATTGGAGAGGACGCTTGCAAAGCATCACAG TTCTTCTATCAATGCAGTCACGTGGTCCCCAGCGGGTGCCCATGTGGTCACTGTGGACAAAGGAAACAAGGCTGTGCTGTGGTCTGAGTTTTGA